The sequence CAATTCGGGAAATATCCGATCTTAAGGATTGTAAATCGCCAAACACCAAGCTTTATCGCCTCTTCCTCATTCTCGATTGCCGATTCTCTATTCCCCAATCGAAATTATCTGTTAAAATAGCTGCGTCGTAACGCCTAGTTGTTGTTGGCATTGAGTCAATCCTTAGAAATCCCAAAATTTGATACCCTAGAGCAAGAACTGGCAACCATCCAGCAAACCGGATCGAAACGGATGGCCTTACTCGGTTCTCGCCACGTACCCATAACTCATCAACACTTAATTGAAACCATGAGTTATTCCCTGGTTCTCTCGGGCAATCACCTGATTACCTCCGGAGCAACCGGAACTAATTTTGCTGCAGTTCGCGGGGCAATGCGGGCCGATCCTAACCTGCTTACAGTAATTCTCCCGCAAAGCTTAGAGCGTCAGCCGAATGAATCGAGACAATTACTGGAAAAAGTAATCCACTTGGTTGAAAAGCCGGAGAATAATGAGTTATCTCTCGGCCAGGCCAGTGCGCTGTGCAATGGGGAAATCGTTGCTCGATGCCAGCAGCTGATTTGTTTTGCCTTTCATGATAGTTCAACTCTACTGGCAACCTGCCGAGAAGCTGAAGAGCAGCGTAAGGTAGTAACGTTGTTTTATTTTGATTAATGGGTTTATTGGTTATCCAGTTATGATGCTTCCTTTTCCCGTTCCCATGATGTTGCTTGGGGCGATCGCGATCGCGACGTTTCTCATCTATCTTCCTTATTTATTGGTTGCTTATGCTCGCTTCCAAGGAGGGATGGCCTATCTCGAAAAACCTAGAGCGATGGATGAGAGTCTGCCCGGCTATGCACAACGGGCAAACTGGGCCCATAAAAATTCCTTTGAAGCGTTTATCATTTTTTCGGCCGCAGCAGGAATGGCTTACGCTACCGGAGTTGAGTCAACTCTTGCCGGTTGGGCAGCGCTGCTGTTTTTGGTTGCGCGCAGCTTATACAGCGTTTTCTACATTCTCAATATTCCCCTAGGACGAGCGCTGATGTTTGGTACGGGTTCGTTATGCAGCTTCACCTTATTTTCCTTAAGCTTGCTGCAAGCTTCCTCGGCGATCGCCTAAATCTCTCTCTAAATCAATTCAATTAAACCGAAATAACCGGTCGTCAAACCTAGTTCTTATGGCTTCTAATTCTTCTTTTGATATTGTCAGCGATTTCGATCGCCAAGAATTAATTAATGCTCTCGATCAAACCGAACGGGAAGTGAAATCTCGTTACGATCTCAAGGATTCTAAAACAACTTTAGAATTAGTTGAGGATTCCATTACAATTAATACCGATAGTAACCTTACGTTGGAGTCGGTGAGCACGATTCTAAGAACTAAGGCTGCCAAGCGCAAGTTGTCTTTGAAGATTTTTGAGTTTGGTAATGTTGAATCTGCTGGAGGCAACCGCGTGCGGCAAGAGATAACACTCAAACGCGGTATTACTCAAGAACTGGGGAAAAAGATTAATAAAATGATTCGCGATCGGTTTAAAAAAGTACAATCCTCCATTCAAGGCGAAGCGGTGCGCGTTTCGGCCAAGTCGAAAGATGACCTACAACAGGTGATGCAGATGCTGAAACAGGAAGAGTTTCCGGTGGATTTGCAGTTCACTAATTATCGTTAAAGGTAGGAGATGAGTTGGGTTAAGATTCGTTGTTTAGCAACACTTTTAAAACGCCTTTGCGTCCGGCGAATTTGAATCCTTCCAATCCTTCACTCAAAGGGAACTCTGCCTGAATTAGAGCGGTGACATCGACTTGATGTTGTTCCAGCAGCGCCAGAGCTTTATCAAAGGGGCCGCAGCGAGACCCAATCACGGTGAGTTCGTTAACGACAATCAGAGAAGCATCGAAGCTGAGTTCCCCAGCATAAGTGCTTTTGAGGACTAAAGTTCCTCTCGGACGCAAGGCGCGAGCGGCTAGTGCAAATCCGGATGGATTTCCGGTACACTCGATCGCGCGATCGAACATTCCCTCTTTAATACTATCGGCAAACCCCACCTGAATACCGCGTGCTTCCAGATTAGCTAGCTTCTCGCGGTGGCGACCGATAACCAACAGGTCGCATCCTGTCAGGGCAATGGTTTGAGCGACTAATTGCCCCAACTTACCATCTCCAACCACCAAAACTTTATCTTCCGGAGAAATCGTCACTTGCTCTTGAATTTCTAATGCCGCCGCTAAGGGTTCGGTAAAGGTTGCCGCATTAGTTGTTACATTATCGGGGACGGGATGTAAATTTTTGACCGGCAGTGTTAAGTAATCGGCAAAGGCTCCGTTGCGGTTAACAATACCCAAAACCGTGCGATTTTCACAATGGGTTGGCTGGCCGCTCAGGCAAAACCGGCATTCTCCGCAACTGGCATTAATTTCTCCGACAACCCGACGATTCACTAGATCGTCCGGCCCTTCTGCTACAATTCCAACGAACTCATGACCGAGAATTCCGGTATAAGGATAGTAGCCGCGCAACAATTCTAAGTCTGTATTGCAAATTCCGGAACGCACGACTTTGACTAAAGCTTCTCCTTCAGCAGGGATTGGAGTGTCTAAATCGGCGCGCAGTTGCAATGTTTGGTTTTCTAACCAGATACCTTTCATTGGAGATGTTGAAGTCATAAGGCGATCGCTTCTATTGTACAGTCCTTCTCGCATCCAGCAAGAAATACTATAGGAATGAAATAGTTTCTAAATCGACTTGAGAAACTTTCTCGATAATATACTCTCGTTGCGATTCCTTAAATAAGGAGTTAAACTTCTGGCTAACGGTATTAATATCTCTAATCTGACTATCGACTTTTCGACTGGTTTGATTAATCAAGAATTGGGAGGATTGGTGATAATTCTCAATGATAGTTTTGGTGTATTCTAGATTGAGGAACTGACAAATCCGCTGCAGGCATCCTTGAGTATCTTGCAGCAGTTTTTCGTAGCGCACGGCACAGTGATTCGGTCGGTGAAGATAGGTTTGACTCAGACGAACCATGTCCAACCAGCGATCGATACACGTATCGATATCCCAAGCTCCGCACCAACGTTTTGGGTAGCGATGGGTTACTTCATACAAGGAGGCGACAACATCGGTGCCGTTGCGAAAGAGGTGAATAAACTGCCCGCCCGGAACATACTGCTCGATGAGCGGAATATGATACAGATGTTCTGGAGTTTTTTCTAAGAAGCGATCCTTGCCGTTTTCGCGAGTGAATGATTGTAAGAGATGAATAAAATAATTAATATAAGTCGATTTCAAAGGCAACTTAGGCATCGTGGAAATCAAGTCCGGCCGCTCAATCGTTTGAAAAAAAGAGATTAGGTTCTCTTGGGTCTTACTGCGAGCGACTAAACCCAATTTTGCTTTCCAAGTATTGTGGGGAGTTAAGTAATGGAAAAATTTAGTTTCTGGGAACGAGATAATCTGTGGATGCGCAGCAATTAAACTTTGTAAAAAGGTCGTTCCCGATCGCGGACAGCCTACGAGAAAAATTGGAGGTTGAGTTGGCATAGACACAGACAAGAACGATAGGAAAACCAGCCCCTAGTTTAGCATCAGTTTCCATCCTGGATGAAGAACGACTGCAGACTCTCAAGTCTTCCAAACTCTAGTTTGCCTGGGTCATGGTATCTTAATCCAGGAGTTCATCAGTATAATAGTAAGCTTAAAGCGCAACGATCGCCAGTACTCTTAAATCATGCAGCCAACTGACTCCTCTAAATTTACCAATAAAGCTTGGGAAGCCATTGTCAACTCCCAGGATGTGGCACGTCGCGGGAAACACCAACAGTTGGAAGTCGAGCATGTGGCGATCGCGCTTCTCGAACAAGGGGGTTTGGCCAAGAATATTCTGGAGAAAAGCGATATCGACCCCGCGCGTCTCTTGCAACAGCTCAATCAATTTAGCGCGCGGCAGAAGAAATCGTACAACGTCGAGCAACTCTATCTCGGTCGCAGCTTGGATAGCCTCTTGGACGAAGCGGAAGTAGCTCGACAATCTTGGAAAGACGAATATATTTCCGTCGAACATATCTTGCTCGCCTTTGCTGAAGACCAGCGCATCGGTCGCGAGCTGATCCGGCGTTTCAACCGAACTCGCACCCAGATCGAACAAACTATTAAAGATATTCGCGGCAGTCAAACCGTCTCCAGCCAAGCTCCAGAGAGCAGCTACAACGCTTTAGAAAAATACGGTCGCGATCTGACAGAATTGGCGAGATCGGGCAATCTAGACCCCGTCATCGGGCGGGATGAGGAAATTCGCCGAGTGGTGGAAATCTTGTCGCGGCGCCGGAAAAATAACCCGGTGTTAATTGGGGAGCCGGGAGTGGGGAAAACGGCGATCGCCGAAGCACTGGCGCAACGTATTGTGAATAATGAAGTGCCGGAGTCCCTGAAAAACCGGCAACTGATTACCCTGGATATGGGGAGTTTAATTGCCGGAGCGAAATATCGCGGCGAATTTGAATCTCGCTTGCGCGCTGTTTTGCGGGAAGTTACTCACTCGGAAGGACAAATTGTGCTCTTTATCGACGAGCTGCATACGATCGTGGGGACGGGTTCCGGACAGTCGAGCGCTATGGATGCCTCTAACTTGCTCAAACCCATGCTTTCGCGAGGAGAGTTGCGCTGTATCGGTGCAACCACTCTTGATGAATATCGCAATTATATTGAAAAAGACAAAGCCTTAGAGCGCCGCTTCCAACAGATTTATGTCGATCAACCGGGAGTGGAAAATACGATTTCAATTTTGCGCGGACTGAAAGAACGCTACGAAGTTCACCACGGCGTAAAAATCACGGACTCTGCTCTGGTTGCTGCGGCGAAGTTATCGAACCGCTATGTTACAGACCGCTTTCTTCCCGATAAGGCGATCGATTTAATTGACGAAGCGGCGGCAACGCTCAAGATGGAGATTACCTCAAAACCGGCAGATATAGAAACGATCGATCGCCGGATCATGCAACTGGAGATGGAAAAGTTATCCTTACGCGGGGAAGAAACGAGAGATTCCCAAGAGCGATCGCAACGCATTGAAGAAGAGATTAGCAGCAATCAGGAAGAACAAAAACGCTTGAACGATCAATGGCAGAGCGAGAAACAACTGATTCATGATATTAATACCCTCCAAGAATTAGAAGACCAGTTGCGCGTGCAGATCGAACAGGCCGAGCGCGCCTACGATCTAAATCGCGCGGCTCAGTTAAAGTACGGCAAGTTGGAGAAAACCGAACGAGAACGGGAAACGAAAGAGTCGCAACTACATGCCATGCAGGAAGAGGGTTCCGCTCTCTTGCGCGAACAAGTGACGGAAGCCGATATCGCCGAAATTGTCGCGAAGTGGACGGGAATTCCAGTCAATAGTTTACTCGAGTCCGAGCGGCAAAAACTCCTGCAACTGGAAAGCCATCTCCACGAGCGCGTGGTCGGCCAGCACGAAGCCGTACAGGCGGTTTCCGAAGCCATACGGCGCGCCAGAGCGGGAATGAAAGATCCATCGCGTCCCATCGGTTCGTTCCTGTTCATGGGACCCACAGGGGTCGGAAAAACAGAGTTAGCGCGGGTTTTGGCAGCCAGTTTATTCGATTCGGAAGAGGCGATCGTGCGTATCGACATGTCCGAGTATATGGAGAAACATGCGGTCTCGCGGTTGGTGGGAGCGCCTCCAGGATATATCGGCTACGAGGAAGGCGGACAACTGACTGAAGCCGTGCGTCGCCGTCCCTATTCCGTCGTGCTCTTAGACGAGGTGGAAAAAGCTCACGCCGACGTATTTAATATTTTGCTGCAAGTCCTCGACGACGGCAGAATTACCGACTCTCAGGGACGGACGGTAGACTTCCGCAATACCGTAATTATCATGACCAGCAATATTGGTTCGGAACATATCCTCGATGTTTCTGGAGATGAAAGCCAATACGAAGAAATGCGCAAGCGAGTCGAAAAAGCTTTGAGGAAACATTTTCGCCCGGAATTTCTCAACCGCGTAGACGATCTGATTTTATTCCATGCCTTGGGTAAAGGCGATCTCAGTCGGATTGTCACGATTCAACTGCAACGCACCGAGCAATTATTAGCCGAACAAAAGATTACCTTAAATATGATGGCGGCTGCGGTTGACCATTTAGTAGAGGCAGGCTACGATCCGACTTATGGGGCGCGGCCTTTGAAACGGGCAATTCAAAAACAACTGGAAAATTCCCTCGCTACTCTAATTTTAGAAAATAAGTTTGTTGCTGGCGATACAATTAATATCGACTGCCAAGAGGGCAAACTAACATTTGAGAAACTAGAGGATAAGAAACGTGCTACTCCAGAGCCTCCAGAAGAAGAATTGCCAACGCCCAAACCGGAACCTGTAGTCTCCGTGTCGGAGTAGAAAATACATTGAAATGGCGATCGATCTGACTGTTGTTATCCCGAGCTATAATGGCGCACTTCGTTTTCCAGAAGTGTTGGATAAATTGCGTATGCAAACGGGCGCAGACTCATTGCAATGGGAAATTATCCTGGTGGATAATCATAGTAATGACAATACGGCACAAGTTTTTCAGGAGTATGCAAAAACCTGGAATTCACCTATCCCGTTGCGCTATGAATTGGAGGCCGAGCAAGGAGCTGGGTTTGCCCGAAAACGAGGAGTAGCGCAAGCCAATGGAGAGTTAGTGGCGTTCCTCGATGATGATAATTTACCCTCGGAAAATTGGGTAGCTTCTGCTTATCAGTTCGCGCAAAATTATCCCAATGCTGGGGCATTTGGCAGTCAAATTCATGGGTTATTTGAATCTCCTCCCGCTGAGAATGTGAAACCACTTCTGGCATTTCTGGCGATCGTCGAACGGGGCGACAAACCTCTAGAATATACAGCTAGCAGTAACCTATTGCCTCCAAGTGCGGGTTTAGTGGTGCGCAAGCAAGCGTGGCTAACCAGCGTTCCCGAACATCTCGTTTTAAATGGTCGAGTGCGCGATAACTGGTTGACGTCTGAAGATTTGGAACTCTTATCTCATATTCGCCAAAACGGTTGGCAGATTTGGTACAATCCACACATGGAAATCGAGCATAAAATTCCCAATTCTCGCTTGCAACGGTCTTATTTACTCTCGTTAATTAAAGGAATTGGCTTAAGTCGCTACGTGACTCGTACTCTGAAATATCAACCCTGGCAGCGACCTTTGATTTATCCTTTCTATATGGCAAACGACTTGCGCCGAATCATTAGAATAATTTTCCAATATGGAACTCATACTCAGTCAGATATAGTGGCATCTTGTCAGTTCCAGTTATCGATAAATAGTATAATTAGTCCCTTCTATCTGTACCGGAATGGATATTTCAAAGATATAAATCGAGAATCTATAAGCCATCGATTGAGGAATAAAAATAATGTCTATTGATTTGACTGTTGCGATTGTTACCTATA is a genomic window of Roseofilum casamattae BLCC-M143 containing:
- a CDS encoding DNA-processing protein DprA, giving the protein MSQSLEIPKFDTLEQELATIQQTGSKRMALLGSRHVPITHQHLIETMSYSLVLSGNHLITSGATGTNFAAVRGAMRADPNLLTVILPQSLERQPNESRQLLEKVIHLVEKPENNELSLGQASALCNGEIVARCQQLICFAFHDSSTLLATCREAEEQRKVVTLFYFD
- a CDS encoding MAPEG family protein, with protein sequence MMLPFPVPMMLLGAIAIATFLIYLPYLLVAYARFQGGMAYLEKPRAMDESLPGYAQRANWAHKNSFEAFIIFSAAAGMAYATGVESTLAGWAALLFLVARSLYSVFYILNIPLGRALMFGTGSLCSFTLFSLSLLQASSAIA
- a CDS encoding YajQ family cyclic di-GMP-binding protein, which produces MASNSSFDIVSDFDRQELINALDQTEREVKSRYDLKDSKTTLELVEDSITINTDSNLTLESVSTILRTKAAKRKLSLKIFEFGNVESAGGNRVRQEITLKRGITQELGKKINKMIRDRFKKVQSSIQGEAVRVSAKSKDDLQQVMQMLKQEEFPVDLQFTNYR
- a CDS encoding MDR/zinc-dependent alcohol dehydrogenase-like family protein, producing MKGIWLENQTLQLRADLDTPIPAEGEALVKVVRSGICNTDLELLRGYYPYTGILGHEFVGIVAEGPDDLVNRRVVGEINASCGECRFCLSGQPTHCENRTVLGIVNRNGAFADYLTLPVKNLHPVPDNVTTNAATFTEPLAAALEIQEQVTISPEDKVLVVGDGKLGQLVAQTIALTGCDLLVIGRHREKLANLEARGIQVGFADSIKEGMFDRAIECTGNPSGFALAARALRPRGTLVLKSTYAGELSFDASLIVVNELTVIGSRCGPFDKALALLEQHQVDVTALIQAEFPLSEGLEGFKFAGRKGVLKVLLNNES
- a CDS encoding sulfotransferase family protein; translation: MPTQPPIFLVGCPRSGTTFLQSLIAAHPQIISFPETKFFHYLTPHNTWKAKLGLVARSKTQENLISFFQTIERPDLISTMPKLPLKSTYINYFIHLLQSFTRENGKDRFLEKTPEHLYHIPLIEQYVPGGQFIHLFRNGTDVVASLYEVTHRYPKRWCGAWDIDTCIDRWLDMVRLSQTYLHRPNHCAVRYEKLLQDTQGCLQRICQFLNLEYTKTIIENYHQSSQFLINQTSRKVDSQIRDINTVSQKFNSLFKESQREYIIEKVSQVDLETISFL
- the clpB gene encoding ATP-dependent chaperone ClpB is translated as MQPTDSSKFTNKAWEAIVNSQDVARRGKHQQLEVEHVAIALLEQGGLAKNILEKSDIDPARLLQQLNQFSARQKKSYNVEQLYLGRSLDSLLDEAEVARQSWKDEYISVEHILLAFAEDQRIGRELIRRFNRTRTQIEQTIKDIRGSQTVSSQAPESSYNALEKYGRDLTELARSGNLDPVIGRDEEIRRVVEILSRRRKNNPVLIGEPGVGKTAIAEALAQRIVNNEVPESLKNRQLITLDMGSLIAGAKYRGEFESRLRAVLREVTHSEGQIVLFIDELHTIVGTGSGQSSAMDASNLLKPMLSRGELRCIGATTLDEYRNYIEKDKALERRFQQIYVDQPGVENTISILRGLKERYEVHHGVKITDSALVAAAKLSNRYVTDRFLPDKAIDLIDEAAATLKMEITSKPADIETIDRRIMQLEMEKLSLRGEETRDSQERSQRIEEEISSNQEEQKRLNDQWQSEKQLIHDINTLQELEDQLRVQIEQAERAYDLNRAAQLKYGKLEKTERERETKESQLHAMQEEGSALLREQVTEADIAEIVAKWTGIPVNSLLESERQKLLQLESHLHERVVGQHEAVQAVSEAIRRARAGMKDPSRPIGSFLFMGPTGVGKTELARVLAASLFDSEEAIVRIDMSEYMEKHAVSRLVGAPPGYIGYEEGGQLTEAVRRRPYSVVLLDEVEKAHADVFNILLQVLDDGRITDSQGRTVDFRNTVIIMTSNIGSEHILDVSGDESQYEEMRKRVEKALRKHFRPEFLNRVDDLILFHALGKGDLSRIVTIQLQRTEQLLAEQKITLNMMAAAVDHLVEAGYDPTYGARPLKRAIQKQLENSLATLILENKFVAGDTINIDCQEGKLTFEKLEDKKRATPEPPEEELPTPKPEPVVSVSE
- the hpsE gene encoding hormogonium polysaccharide biosynthesis glycosyltransferase HpsE, with protein sequence MAIDLTVVIPSYNGALRFPEVLDKLRMQTGADSLQWEIILVDNHSNDNTAQVFQEYAKTWNSPIPLRYELEAEQGAGFARKRGVAQANGELVAFLDDDNLPSENWVASAYQFAQNYPNAGAFGSQIHGLFESPPAENVKPLLAFLAIVERGDKPLEYTASSNLLPPSAGLVVRKQAWLTSVPEHLVLNGRVRDNWLTSEDLELLSHIRQNGWQIWYNPHMEIEHKIPNSRLQRSYLLSLIKGIGLSRYVTRTLKYQPWQRPLIYPFYMANDLRRIIRIIFQYGTHTQSDIVASCQFQLSINSIISPFYLYRNGYFKDINRESISHRLRNKNNVY